From a region of the Streptomyces tirandamycinicus genome:
- the glgB gene encoding 1,4-alpha-glucan branching enzyme, with the protein MTPRNGVRPAAPLDESDRERLLGGTHHDPHSLLGAHLGRGGVAFRVLRPYAESVTVQAKGLRAELHDDGDGFFSALLPLRRIPEYTLQVAYEEATLELADPYRFLPAIGELDLHLIGEGRHEELWHALGARPMTHQGVTGTRFTVWAPNARGVRVVGDFNHWDGTACAMRSLGSSGVWELFLPGVGEGALYKFEITRPDGSRTLRADPMARRTEVPPATASVVAESHHVWHDEAWMARRGTRPVHEAPFSVYEVHLPSWRPGLTYRQLAEQLPAYVKDLGFTHVELMPVAEHPFGGSWGYQVTGFYAPTARMGTPDDFRHLVDALHRAGIGVIMDWVPAHFPRDDWALAEFDGRPLYEHSDPARAAHPDWGTLEFDYGRKEVRNFLVANAVYWCEEFHIDGLRVDAVASMLYLDYSREHGEWSPNEHGGRENLDAVSFLQEMNATVYRRCPGVVTIAEESTAWDGVTRATHHVGPAGFGGLGFGLKWNMGWMHDSLGYVEHEPVHRRFHHNEMTFSMVYAYSENYVLPISHDEVVHGKRALVSKMPGDWWQQRANHRAYLGFMWAHPGKQLLFMGQEFAQGAEWSEGHGPDWWLLDPSYSAEADHRGVRDLVRDLNRVYAATPALWQRDTVPEGFSWVDGGAADDNVFAFLRIDADGAPLLAVSHFSPVVRHEYRLGVPPSVPAWSEVLNTDAARYGGGDVRNDDPVKPESVTAHGHRTSVQLTLPPLATVWLRPA; encoded by the coding sequence GTGACTCCCCGCAACGGCGTACGCCCCGCCGCACCGCTCGACGAATCCGACCGGGAACGGCTGCTCGGCGGCACGCACCACGATCCGCACTCCCTCCTGGGGGCGCACCTGGGGCGCGGCGGGGTGGCCTTCCGGGTGCTGCGGCCGTACGCGGAGTCGGTGACGGTCCAGGCCAAGGGCCTGCGCGCCGAACTGCACGACGACGGCGACGGCTTCTTCTCGGCGCTGCTCCCGCTGCGCAGGATCCCCGAGTACACCCTCCAGGTCGCGTACGAGGAGGCCACCCTGGAGCTCGCGGACCCGTACCGCTTCCTCCCCGCCATCGGCGAGCTCGATCTGCATCTGATCGGCGAGGGGCGCCACGAGGAGCTGTGGCACGCCCTCGGCGCCCGGCCCATGACGCACCAGGGCGTCACGGGCACCCGCTTCACGGTCTGGGCGCCCAACGCCCGCGGGGTCAGGGTCGTCGGGGACTTCAACCACTGGGACGGCACGGCCTGCGCCATGCGCTCGCTGGGCTCCTCCGGGGTGTGGGAGCTGTTCCTGCCCGGCGTCGGCGAGGGCGCGCTGTACAAGTTCGAGATCACCCGCCCCGACGGCTCCCGCACACTCCGGGCGGATCCGATGGCGCGCCGGACCGAGGTGCCGCCCGCGACGGCGTCCGTCGTCGCCGAGTCCCACCACGTGTGGCACGACGAGGCGTGGATGGCGAGGCGCGGCACCCGCCCGGTCCACGAGGCCCCGTTCTCCGTCTACGAGGTGCATCTGCCGTCCTGGCGACCGGGCCTGACGTACCGCCAACTGGCCGAGCAGCTCCCCGCCTACGTCAAGGACCTCGGCTTCACCCATGTCGAGCTGATGCCGGTGGCCGAGCACCCCTTCGGCGGCTCGTGGGGCTACCAGGTCACCGGCTTCTACGCGCCGACGGCCCGGATGGGCACCCCGGACGACTTCCGCCACCTGGTCGACGCGCTGCACCGCGCCGGGATCGGGGTGATCATGGACTGGGTCCCTGCGCACTTCCCCCGGGACGACTGGGCGCTCGCCGAGTTCGACGGACGCCCGCTGTACGAGCACTCCGACCCGGCCCGTGCGGCCCACCCCGACTGGGGCACCCTGGAGTTCGACTACGGGCGCAAGGAGGTCCGCAACTTCCTGGTCGCCAACGCCGTGTACTGGTGCGAGGAGTTCCACATCGACGGGCTCCGGGTCGACGCGGTCGCCTCGATGCTGTACCTCGACTACTCCCGCGAGCACGGCGAATGGAGCCCCAACGAGCACGGCGGCCGGGAGAACCTCGACGCCGTCTCCTTCCTCCAGGAGATGAACGCCACCGTCTACCGGCGTTGCCCCGGCGTGGTGACCATCGCCGAGGAGTCCACCGCCTGGGACGGCGTGACCCGGGCGACCCACCATGTGGGCCCGGCGGGCTTCGGCGGGCTCGGCTTCGGCCTGAAGTGGAACATGGGCTGGATGCACGACTCGCTCGGCTACGTCGAGCACGAGCCGGTGCACCGCAGGTTCCACCACAACGAGATGACCTTCTCGATGGTGTACGCGTACAGCGAGAACTACGTGCTGCCGATCTCCCACGACGAGGTCGTGCACGGCAAGCGCGCCCTGGTGTCGAAGATGCCCGGGGACTGGTGGCAGCAGCGCGCCAACCACCGGGCGTACCTCGGCTTCATGTGGGCCCACCCGGGCAAGCAACTGCTCTTCATGGGGCAGGAGTTCGCCCAGGGCGCCGAGTGGTCCGAGGGCCACGGCCCGGACTGGTGGCTGCTCGACCCCTCCTACTCGGCCGAGGCCGACCACCGCGGGGTGCGGGACCTGGTGCGCGACCTGAACCGGGTCTACGCGGCCACTCCGGCGCTGTGGCAGCGGGACACCGTCCCCGAGGGCTTCTCCTGGGTGGACGGCGGGGCCGCCGACGACAACGTCTTCGCGTTCCTGCGTATCGACGCCGACGGCGCCCCGCTGCTGGCGGTCTCCCACTTCTCACCGGTGGTGCGGCACGAGTACCGGCTCGGTGTGCCGCCCTCCGTGCCCGCCTGGTCCGAGGTGCTGAACACGGACGCGGCGCGGTACGGCGGCGGGGACGTCCGCAACGACGACCCGGTGAAGCCCGAGTCCGTCACCGCCCACGGCCACCGCACCAGCGTGCAGCTCACCCTGCCGCCGCTGGCGACGGTGTGGCTGAGGCCGGCGTGA
- a CDS encoding maltokinase N-terminal cap-like domain-containing protein, producing MSEAASTRTPVALLPSLSPLLREWLPRQRWFAGKGRPVTGFALVAAVELLPVDAAGPGLLHLLLRVRQPGQALNPRTTAGRAPSARCDPGAGGDCYQLLLGVRTAVPPYLAPALIGRVAEGPLAGRTVYEGLHDPRLAGLLLERLRTPGRFGPLRFDRAAPVPGGLRARVLDAEQSNSSLVYGDSLILKIFRRVYPGINPDLELPLALARAGCDRVPAPVAWFESDTPEPCTLGVLQPFLRGSQDGWQLALKALAGGDDFIGEAQALGRATAEVHTALAAALPTVSLSRSQTEHLATAMNERLDAALRAVPALLPYVRGLRAAFDAIAGATFDGDGRAQRIHGDLHLGQTLRTPDGGWSVIDFEGEPARPLDERRRVQPPVRDIAGILRSFDYAARSHRPWNPAWAARCRAAYCEGYADASGSDPRAEAELLRAYETDKAVYEVVYEARHRPDWLPVPMSAIQRLAGPAG from the coding sequence ATGTCGGAGGCTGCATCCACCCGGACCCCCGTCGCCCTGCTGCCTTCGCTCTCGCCCCTGCTGCGCGAGTGGCTGCCCAGGCAGCGGTGGTTCGCGGGAAAGGGGCGCCCGGTCACCGGCTTCGCGCTGGTGGCCGCGGTCGAACTGCTGCCGGTCGACGCGGCCGGCCCCGGACTGCTCCATCTGCTGCTGCGCGTCAGGCAGCCCGGCCAGGCCCTGAACCCCAGGACCACCGCCGGGCGGGCACCGTCCGCACGGTGCGACCCGGGGGCGGGCGGCGACTGCTACCAGCTGCTGCTGGGCGTGCGCACCGCGGTCCCCCCGTATCTCGCCCCGGCGCTGATCGGCCGCGTGGCCGAGGGGCCGCTCGCCGGACGGACCGTCTACGAGGGACTGCACGACCCCCGGCTGGCGGGGCTGCTGCTGGAGCGGCTGCGCACACCCGGCCGGTTCGGCCCGCTGCGCTTCGACCGGGCCGCTCCCGTCCCGGGCGGGCTGCGCGCCCGGGTGCTCGACGCCGAGCAGTCCAACTCCTCGCTGGTATATGGGGATTCACTGATCCTCAAGATCTTCCGCCGGGTGTACCCGGGCATCAACCCCGATCTGGAACTGCCCCTCGCGCTCGCCCGCGCCGGCTGCGACCGGGTGCCCGCGCCCGTCGCCTGGTTCGAGTCGGACACCCCCGAGCCCTGCACCCTCGGCGTCCTCCAGCCCTTCCTCCGCGGCTCCCAGGACGGCTGGCAGCTCGCGCTCAAGGCGCTCGCCGGCGGCGACGACTTCATCGGCGAGGCGCAGGCCCTGGGCCGGGCCACGGCCGAGGTGCACACCGCGCTCGCCGCAGCGCTGCCCACCGTCTCGCTGAGCCGGTCCCAGACCGAGCACCTGGCGACGGCGATGAACGAGCGGCTGGACGCGGCACTGCGGGCGGTGCCCGCGCTGCTGCCGTACGTCCGCGGGCTGCGCGCCGCCTTCGACGCCATCGCCGGCGCGACCTTCGACGGCGACGGCAGGGCCCAGCGCATCCACGGCGACCTGCACCTCGGCCAGACCCTGCGCACACCCGACGGGGGCTGGTCGGTCATCGACTTCGAGGGGGAGCCGGCCCGCCCGCTCGACGAACGCCGCCGGGTGCAGCCCCCGGTGCGCGACATCGCCGGGATACTGCGCTCCTTCGACTACGCGGCCCGCTCGCACCGCCCCTGGAACCCGGCCTGGGCGGCGCGCTGCCGGGCCGCGTACTGCGAGGGCTACGCCGACGCCTCGGGCTCCGACCCGCGCGCCGAGGCGGAGCTGCTGCGCGCCTACGAGACCGACAAGGCCGTGTACGAGGTCGTGTACGAAGCCCGCCACCGGCCGGACTGGCTGCCGGTCCCCATGTCCGCCATCCAGCGCCTGGCCGGCCCCGCGGGCTGA
- the treS gene encoding maltose alpha-D-glucosyltransferase: MIVNEPVPDTFEDTPAKDRDPDWFKRAVFYEVLVRTFQDSNGDGIGDLRGLTAKLDYLQWLGVDCLWLPPFFKSPLRDGGYDVADYTSVLPEFGDLADFVEFVDAAHQRGMRVIIDFVMNHTSDQHPWFQESRSNPDGPYGDYYVWADDDKQFQDARIIFVDTETSNWTFDPVRKQYYWHRFFSHQPDLNYENPAVQEEIISALRFWLDLGIDGFRLDAVPYLYQEEGTNCENLPATHSFLKRVRKEIDAHYPDTVLLAEANQWPEDVVDYFGDYPSGGDECHMAFHFPVMPRIFMAVRRESRYPVSEILAKTPQIPKNCQWGIFLRNHDELTLEMVTDEERDYMYAEYAKDPRMRANIGIRRRLAPLLDNDRNQIELFTALLLSLPGSPILYYGDEIGMGDNIWLGDRDAVRTPMQWTPDRNAGFSSCDPGRLYLPTIMDPVYGYQVANVEASMASPSSLLHWTRRMIEIRKQNRAFGLGTFTELPSSNPAVLAYLREAPATGDGSDDLVLCVNNFSRFAQPTELDLRRYNGRHPVELIGGVRFPAIGEWPYLLTLAGHGFYWFRLHREPVATESSARGPGRRARTRKGG; encoded by the coding sequence ATGATCGTCAACGAGCCCGTCCCCGACACCTTCGAGGACACCCCCGCCAAGGACCGGGACCCCGACTGGTTCAAACGCGCCGTGTTCTACGAGGTGCTGGTGCGCACCTTCCAGGACAGCAACGGCGACGGCATCGGCGACCTCAGGGGGCTCACCGCCAAGCTGGACTATCTGCAGTGGCTGGGCGTGGACTGCCTGTGGCTGCCGCCGTTCTTCAAGTCCCCTCTCCGCGACGGGGGTTACGACGTCGCCGACTACACCTCGGTGCTGCCGGAGTTCGGCGACCTCGCCGACTTCGTCGAGTTCGTGGACGCCGCGCACCAGCGCGGGATGCGGGTCATCATCGACTTCGTCATGAACCACACCAGCGACCAGCACCCGTGGTTCCAGGAGTCCCGGAGCAACCCGGACGGCCCCTACGGCGACTACTACGTCTGGGCCGACGACGACAAGCAGTTCCAGGACGCCCGGATCATCTTCGTCGACACGGAGACCTCCAACTGGACCTTCGACCCGGTCCGCAAGCAGTACTACTGGCACCGCTTCTTCTCCCACCAGCCGGACCTCAACTACGAGAACCCGGCGGTGCAGGAGGAGATCATCTCCGCTCTGCGCTTCTGGCTGGACCTGGGCATCGACGGCTTCCGGCTGGACGCCGTGCCGTACCTGTACCAGGAGGAGGGCACCAACTGCGAGAACCTCCCGGCCACCCACTCCTTCCTCAAGCGGGTCCGCAAGGAGATCGACGCCCACTACCCGGACACGGTGCTGCTGGCCGAGGCGAACCAGTGGCCCGAGGACGTGGTCGACTACTTCGGCGACTACCCGTCGGGCGGCGACGAGTGCCACATGGCCTTCCACTTCCCGGTGATGCCGCGCATCTTCATGGCCGTGCGGCGGGAGTCCCGGTACCCGGTCTCCGAGATCCTGGCAAAGACCCCGCAGATCCCGAAGAACTGCCAGTGGGGCATCTTCCTGCGCAACCACGACGAGCTGACCCTGGAGATGGTCACCGACGAGGAGCGCGACTACATGTACGCGGAGTACGCCAAGGACCCGCGGATGCGCGCCAACATCGGCATCCGCCGCCGGCTGGCCCCGCTGCTCGACAACGACCGGAACCAGATCGAGCTGTTCACCGCCCTGCTGCTGTCCCTGCCCGGCTCCCCGATCCTCTACTACGGGGACGAGATCGGGATGGGCGACAACATCTGGCTGGGCGACCGGGACGCGGTGCGCACGCCGATGCAGTGGACCCCGGACCGCAACGCGGGCTTCTCGTCCTGCGATCCCGGCCGGCTCTACCTGCCGACCATCATGGACCCGGTCTACGGCTACCAGGTCGCCAACGTCGAGGCCTCCATGGCGTCGCCCTCGTCGCTGCTGCACTGGACCCGCCGGATGATCGAGATCAGGAAGCAGAACCGCGCCTTCGGCCTCGGCACCTTCACCGAACTCCCTTCGTCGAACCCGGCCGTGCTGGCGTATCTGCGCGAGGCGCCCGCGACCGGGGACGGCTCGGACGACCTGGTGCTGTGCGTGAACAACTTCTCGCGCTTCGCCCAGCCGACCGAGCTGGACCTGCGCCGGTACAACGGCCGCCATCCGGTGGAGCTGATCGGCGGGGTGCGCTTCCCGGCGATCGGCGAGTGGCCGTACCTGCTGACGCTGGCCGGGCACGGCTTCTACTGGTTCCGGCTGCACCGGGAGCCGGTGGCCACGGAGAGCTCGGCGCGCGGGCCCGGGCGCCGGGCCCGGACGCGCAAGGGCGGCTGA
- a CDS encoding alpha-1,4-glucan--maltose-1-phosphate maltosyltransferase, translated as MIGRIPVLDVRPLVDCGRRPAKSVVGETFRISATVFREGHDAVAANVVLRDPAGRQGPWTPMRELAPGTDRWGAEVTPDAEGRWTYSVEAWSDPLATWRHHAGIKIPAGIDTALVLDEGAQLYERAAAGVPKKAGREAVLAAADALRDKDRPDRERLEAALAPDALAALERHPLRELVTASPLLPLQVERTRALFGSWYEFFPRSEGARTEGGRPVSGTFRTAAQRLPAIAAMGFDVVYLPPVHPIGSTFRKGPNNALDAGPHDVGVPWAIGSPEGGHDAVHPDLGTLEDFDAFVRCARDLRMEVALDFALQCSPDHPWVTEHPEWFHHRADGSIAYAENPPKKYQDIYPIAFDRDMPGIVAETLRVLRHWMAHGVRIFRVDNPHTKPVAFWEKVIGAVNRTDPDVVFLAEAFTRPAMMHTLAAVGFQQSYTYFTWRTTKQELTGYLTELSGEAAAWMRPNFFVNTPDILHAYLQEGGRPAFEVRAVLAATLSPSWGVYAGYELCENTPLRPGSEEYLDSEKYQLRPRDWESAEREGRSIAPLITALNRIRRRHPALQQLRNLRFHHTDNDSVIAYSKRTGSNTVLVVVNLDPHHTQETTVSFDMPELGLDWHETVPVRDELTGETYHWGRASYVRLEPGVTPAHIAVLRPSPPIGGSPTS; from the coding sequence CTGATTGGCCGCATTCCCGTGCTGGACGTACGCCCCCTCGTCGACTGCGGCCGAAGGCCCGCGAAATCGGTGGTCGGTGAAACGTTCCGGATCAGCGCCACCGTGTTCCGCGAAGGACACGACGCGGTGGCCGCCAATGTCGTCCTGCGGGACCCCGCGGGCCGCCAGGGCCCCTGGACGCCGATGCGGGAACTCGCACCCGGCACCGACCGCTGGGGCGCGGAGGTCACACCGGACGCCGAGGGCCGGTGGACCTACAGCGTCGAGGCGTGGAGCGATCCGCTGGCCACCTGGCGGCACCACGCCGGCATCAAGATCCCCGCCGGGATCGACACCGCCCTGGTCCTCGACGAGGGCGCGCAGCTCTACGAGCGTGCCGCCGCGGGCGTCCCCAAGAAGGCGGGCCGGGAGGCCGTGCTCGCCGCGGCCGACGCCCTGCGCGACAAGGACCGGCCGGACCGCGAGCGGCTGGAGGCGGCGCTCGCCCCGGACGCGCTCGCCGCGCTGGAGCGCCATCCGCTGCGCGAACTGGTCACCGCCTCACCCCTGTTGCCGCTCCAGGTGGAGCGGACCCGCGCGCTGTTCGGCTCCTGGTACGAGTTCTTCCCGCGCTCCGAGGGCGCCCGGACCGAGGGCGGAAGGCCCGTCTCCGGCACCTTCCGCACGGCGGCGCAGCGACTGCCCGCCATCGCCGCGATGGGCTTCGACGTGGTGTACCTCCCGCCGGTCCACCCCATCGGCAGCACCTTCCGGAAGGGCCCGAACAACGCGCTCGACGCCGGACCGCACGACGTCGGAGTGCCCTGGGCGATCGGCTCGCCCGAGGGCGGCCACGACGCCGTCCACCCGGACCTCGGCACCCTCGAGGACTTCGACGCGTTCGTGCGGTGCGCCCGGGACCTGCGGATGGAGGTCGCCCTCGACTTCGCCCTGCAGTGCTCCCCCGACCACCCGTGGGTGACCGAGCACCCCGAGTGGTTCCACCACCGGGCGGACGGCAGCATCGCCTACGCGGAGAACCCGCCGAAGAAGTACCAGGACATCTACCCGATCGCCTTCGACCGCGACATGCCGGGGATCGTCGCCGAGACCCTGCGGGTGCTGCGCCACTGGATGGCGCACGGGGTGCGGATCTTCCGCGTCGACAACCCGCACACCAAGCCGGTGGCGTTCTGGGAGAAGGTCATCGGCGCGGTCAACCGGACCGACCCGGACGTCGTCTTCCTCGCGGAGGCGTTCACCCGCCCGGCGATGATGCACACCCTCGCCGCGGTCGGCTTCCAGCAGTCGTACACCTACTTCACCTGGCGCACCACCAAGCAGGAGCTGACCGGGTACCTGACGGAGCTGTCGGGCGAGGCGGCCGCCTGGATGCGGCCCAACTTCTTCGTGAACACCCCGGACATCCTGCACGCCTACCTCCAGGAGGGCGGTCGGCCGGCGTTCGAGGTGCGCGCCGTGCTCGCCGCCACCCTGTCCCCCAGCTGGGGCGTGTACGCGGGGTACGAGCTGTGCGAGAACACCCCGCTGCGGCCCGGAAGCGAGGAGTACCTGGACTCGGAGAAGTACCAACTGCGGCCGCGCGACTGGGAGTCGGCGGAGCGCGAGGGGCGCAGCATCGCGCCGCTGATCACCGCGCTGAACCGGATCCGGCGGCGCCACCCGGCGCTGCAGCAGCTCCGGAACCTCCGCTTCCATCACACCGACAACGACTCCGTGATCGCCTACAGCAAGCGAACGGGTTCGAACACCGTTCTGGTGGTCGTCAATCTCGACCCCCACCACACCCAGGAGACGACGGTCTCGTTTGACATGCCGGAGCTCGGCCTCGACTGGCACGAGACCGTACCGGTGCGCGACGAGCTCACCGGCGAGACCTATCACTGGGGCAGGGCCAGCTATGTGCGCCTCGAGCCGGGCGTCACGCCTGCGCACATCGCCGTCCTGCGACCGTCCCCGCCGATCGGAGGGTCACCCACATCATGA
- the glgP gene encoding alpha-glucan family phosphorylase, translating into MKAIRRFTVRPVLPEPLAPLSELARNLRWSWHAPTRELFRCADPAGWRAAGGDPVRLLGSVTAGRLAELATDPEFLFRVSESARDLDAYLRGRRWYQEQSGDGVPLPAAVAYFSPEFGITAALPQYSGGLGILAGDHLKAASDLGVPLIGVGLLYRHGYFRQSLSRDGWQQEHYPVLDPDELPLTLLREPDGSPAQVSLGLPGGRTLRARIWQAEVGRVPLLLLDSDVEENAPGERDVTDRLYGGGSEHRLLQEALLGIGGVRAVRAYCRLTGHPEPEVFHTNEGHAGFQGLERIRELLPYGLDFDAALEAVRAGTVFTTHTPVPAGIDRFDRELVARHFGADGELPGIDAERVLRLGTESYPGGEPRVFNMAVMGLRLAQRANGVSTLHGAVSREMFRGLWPGFDTPEVPITSVTNGVHAATWVAPEVLALGEDIAAAPAADLWELRRVLRERLVQEVRERLYASWRRRGAGSTELGWIDGVLDPDVLTVGFARRVPAYKRLTLMLRDRERLTELLLHPRRPVQIVVAGKAHPADDGGKRLVQELVRFADDPRVRHRIVFLPDYGMAMARKLLPGCDVWLNNPLRPLEACGTSGMKAALNGGLNLSVLDGWWDEWYEPDFGWAVPTADGTAAREQDRRDDLEAAALYGLVEERIAPLFYDRGADGVPARWTEMVRRTLTALGPKVLADRMVREYVDRLYAPAARAHRVLALDTGAAGELAAWKARVRAAWPAVSVDHVEAGAEVGAGADDSEGTGAAELGSTLALRVCVTLGLLRPEDVEVQAVAGRVDPDDSIAEPRTFPLKPVASGPDTAGRLVYEGPLALDRTGPFGYTVRVLPAHPLLPHGADLGLVAWPTGATGEGAGVLMR; encoded by the coding sequence GTGAAGGCCATTCGTCGATTCACCGTCCGCCCCGTCCTCCCCGAGCCCCTCGCCCCGCTCAGCGAGCTGGCCCGCAACCTCCGGTGGTCCTGGCACGCGCCGACGCGGGAGCTGTTCCGCTGCGCGGACCCCGCCGGCTGGCGGGCGGCCGGCGGCGACCCGGTGCGGCTGCTCGGATCGGTGACCGCGGGCCGGCTCGCCGAACTCGCCACCGACCCGGAGTTCCTGTTCCGCGTCTCGGAGTCCGCCCGCGATCTGGACGCCTATCTGCGCGGGCGGCGCTGGTACCAGGAGCAGTCCGGTGACGGGGTGCCGCTGCCCGCGGCCGTCGCCTACTTCTCACCCGAGTTCGGCATCACCGCCGCGCTGCCCCAGTACTCGGGCGGCCTGGGCATACTCGCCGGCGACCATCTGAAGGCCGCCAGCGACCTGGGGGTCCCGCTGATCGGCGTCGGACTGCTGTACCGGCACGGCTACTTCCGGCAGTCGCTGTCCCGCGACGGCTGGCAGCAGGAGCACTATCCCGTCCTCGACCCCGACGAGCTTCCGCTGACCCTGCTCCGGGAGCCCGACGGCAGCCCCGCCCAGGTGTCCCTCGGCCTGCCGGGCGGACGCACCCTGCGGGCCCGGATCTGGCAGGCCGAGGTCGGCCGGGTACCGCTGCTGCTGCTGGACTCGGACGTGGAGGAGAACGCCCCCGGGGAGCGCGACGTCACCGACCGGCTGTACGGCGGCGGCAGCGAGCACCGGCTGCTCCAGGAGGCCCTGCTCGGCATCGGCGGGGTCCGCGCGGTCCGCGCGTACTGCAGGCTCACCGGGCACCCGGAGCCCGAGGTCTTCCACACCAACGAGGGCCACGCCGGCTTCCAGGGGCTGGAACGGATCCGCGAGCTGCTGCCGTACGGCCTCGACTTCGACGCCGCCCTGGAGGCGGTCCGGGCCGGAACGGTGTTCACCACCCACACCCCCGTTCCGGCAGGCATCGACCGCTTCGACCGCGAGCTGGTGGCCCGTCACTTCGGTGCGGACGGCGAACTGCCCGGCATCGACGCGGAACGGGTGCTGAGGCTGGGCACCGAGAGCTACCCCGGCGGCGAGCCCCGGGTGTTCAACATGGCGGTCATGGGGCTGCGCCTCGCCCAGCGCGCCAACGGGGTCTCCACGCTGCACGGCGCGGTGAGCCGTGAGATGTTCCGCGGTCTGTGGCCGGGCTTCGACACGCCGGAGGTGCCGATCACCTCGGTCACCAACGGGGTGCACGCCGCGACCTGGGTGGCGCCCGAGGTGCTCGCCCTCGGGGAGGACATCGCGGCGGCACCGGCCGCCGACCTCTGGGAGCTCCGCCGGGTCCTGCGGGAGCGGCTGGTGCAGGAGGTCCGCGAGCGGCTGTACGCCTCCTGGCGCCGGCGCGGCGCCGGGTCGACGGAGCTGGGCTGGATCGACGGGGTGCTGGACCCGGACGTGCTCACCGTCGGGTTCGCCCGCCGGGTCCCCGCGTACAAGCGGCTCACCCTGATGCTGCGCGACCGGGAACGGCTCACGGAGCTGCTGCTCCACCCGCGGCGCCCGGTCCAGATCGTCGTCGCGGGCAAGGCGCACCCCGCCGACGACGGCGGCAAGCGGCTGGTCCAGGAACTCGTGCGGTTCGCGGACGACCCGCGGGTACGGCACCGGATCGTCTTCCTGCCCGACTACGGCATGGCGATGGCGCGGAAGCTGCTGCCGGGTTGCGACGTGTGGCTGAACAACCCCCTCCGCCCCCTGGAGGCGTGCGGCACCAGCGGGATGAAGGCCGCACTCAACGGCGGCCTCAACCTGTCCGTGCTCGACGGCTGGTGGGACGAGTGGTACGAGCCGGACTTCGGCTGGGCCGTGCCCACGGCCGACGGCACCGCCGCCCGCGAACAGGACCGCCGCGACGATCTGGAGGCCGCCGCGCTGTACGGACTGGTCGAGGAGCGTATCGCGCCGCTGTTCTACGACCGGGGCGCGGACGGGGTGCCCGCCCGCTGGACCGAGATGGTCCGGCGCACGCTGACCGCGCTGGGGCCGAAGGTGCTGGCCGACCGGATGGTCCGCGAGTACGTGGACCGGCTCTACGCCCCGGCCGCCCGGGCCCACCGGGTTCTCGCCCTGGACACCGGCGCGGCCGGCGAGCTGGCCGCCTGGAAGGCCCGGGTGCGCGCGGCCTGGCCCGCCGTCTCGGTCGACCACGTCGAGGCGGGCGCGGAGGTGGGCGCGGGCGCGGACGACTCCGAGGGCACGGGCGCGGCGGAGCTGGGCTCGACGCTGGCCCTGCGGGTGTGCGTCACCCTCGGCCTGCTGCGGCCCGAGGACGTGGAGGTGCAGGCCGTGGCGGGCCGGGTCGACCCGGACGACTCGATCGCCGAGCCCCGGACCTTCCCGCTGAAACCGGTCGCGAGCGGCCCCGACACCGCCGGCCGGCTGGTCTACGAGGGGCCGCTGGCCCTCGACCGCACCGGCCCGTTCGGCTACACGGTCCGGGTGCTGCCGGCGCACCCGCTGCTGCCGCACGGGGCGGACCTCGGTCTGGTGGCGTGGCCGACGGGGGCGACGGGCGAGGGGGCGGGGGTGCTGATGCGCTGA